The following are from one region of the Littorina saxatilis isolate snail1 linkage group LG2, US_GU_Lsax_2.0, whole genome shotgun sequence genome:
- the LOC138958604 gene encoding F-box and WD repeat domain containing protein 10B-like isoform X1: MLEICNYPGSGSAVMEETMKHTTTNIEQYEFNLGRAPNLRCVNTGKSTVCGECETCLLTLKMKEVKEWFHRLGDNSRKKFMLGLLRRIHSVDLLRQLVTLLQPVVMKDFMYARARSQPSLTTDMMTLSADRALSEDDVLKYITSTWDWFAKSSYWSKANFAFSLLQACDAHLLYLLFTQANTLLVSEKKATEAVQAATLDYMETASIASTEYSYRSEKHPELQLLTHARTDYSEFTTNPFTGAHLPISRAAISRGDTADSASTCGTDTDSVDPAILIIPTSSKAYSGVARYKDFIGSLPVHLAKCILSFLHQASLFNALCVNLKWRTLVEEVHQEHFVGQSLWEEVMLMQGAAAQGANPVYANDVDILVPELHPGTYEVLEAEDSVIKTTFKSEINFKTAYSGVVTRKVIMEERNVYCGAYNVMVLCDVEDGHRVIHTDGGGLIALGSRDRKVRFIDFESGKDHGPVITGHAGSIRCVHLCEEKGIVFSGSYDTSIRCWSIETGQCLKIFRGHTDTVMTVLVHDNVLASGAKDKSCKVWDMETGKCKRTFRHRHPVLAVALSSKICITGCEGGRVKVWELASGQLIKNLSGHHGPVTAIKFDRWHIVTGSRDGYALAWSALGRHNRCLTALRHPKEVLCLEFMHLRVITGSGDGRLRIWNMINGQCCRIMRGNSRSDPILNILAIGDRITLNTHNNLLVLNFEHVDWDYSLETDKVPPLVQYGSYSDAPVRSQPYSYVRAQRMRKAGASNAKLLHRPVSPQRPPGTEVKLQHGYHAPQLPHSARSLSEKRLDTARRVQSAARSESPLLHSREGWDESHYGGSFRDLSPTASMARKPPPAPSISSQRGSKPRPATSKSGPTVTIVEKKEEDDDSEILTKEPPVVKRRVSWAFDKPLEPRDKTISLSEMKALLRSQIRMRAESVVPPDFIYLTVSTIQSTMVQTETNRNTARNMREAKVAAYTQRTRPSSSPSRIDPRTKVPVEELGLEVFIDEDGTISEVSDLKSIRSMKVKEPPKPPRIPSKEVYSTQCAPTPVAGAPRRSLHPGRVKTTIPRGRVIRPISAGIMQEQPADIEFFSATSAAKPPRPVTAPVPKSRPFSCRSGVSTPFQVTLPGVSPTRTRAQPMTTAAVEVSNVPMLMYSKDIKDKIEEIKQQRKAREQPIISIAGERPLGKVSPHNTPMRTHVKFELKTHAQEREHLNHIEEIHQKQRKQEQEQLERKKRAAWLAKAKGIVPPPEAEQKPSTAPELREKVKSSCLSITKEW, from the exons ATGCTGGAGATTTGCAACTACCCGGGTTCTGGCAGCGCAGTGATGGAGGAGACAATGAAGCACACGACCACAAACATTGAACAGTATGAGTTCAACCTGGGGAGAGCTCCTAACCTGCGGTGTGTGAACACAGGAAAATCCACAGTGTGTGGTGAATGTGAAACATGTCTACTGACTCTGAAGATGAAGGAAGTAAAGGAATGGTTTCATCGATTGGGAGACAACTCCAGGAAGAAGTTCATGCTTGGTTTGCTGAGAAGAATTCACAGCGTGGACCTATTGCGACAGTTAGTGACTCTACTGCAGCCTGTGGTAATGAAAGACTTTATGTACGCTCGCGCTCGAAGCCAGCCGAGTCTGACAACAGATATGATGACCCTGAGCGCCGACCGGGCGCTCTCAGAAGATGATGTACTTAAGTATATCACATCTACGTGGGATTGGTTTGCAAAGTCATCATACTGGTCCAAGGCTAATTTTGCGTTCAGTCTTTTGCAAGCCTGTGATGCTCATCTTCTTTATCTCCTCTTTACGCAAGCCAACACCCTGCTAGTGTCAGAAAAGAAAGCTACGGAAGCTGTGCAAG CAGCAACATTGGACTACATGGAAACTGCCTCCATTGCCAGCACAGAGTATTCATATCGCTCAGAGAAGCATCCTGAACTGCAGCTTCTCACCCACGCCAGAACCGACTATAGTGAGTTCACCACGAACCCATTTACAGGGGCGCACCTTCCAATAAGCCGAGCTGCAATCAGTCGTGGAGATACTGCAGACTCTGCATCCACTTGTGGTACGGACACAGACTCAGTAGACCCTGCAATTCTTATTATACCGACATCGTCAAAAGCCTATTCTGGTGTGGCACGCTACAAGGACTTTATCGGGAGTCTGCCCGTGCATCTGGCGAAGTGCATCCTGAGTTTTCTGCACCAGGCGTCATTGTTCAACGCGCTGTGCGTCAACCTAAAATGGCGCACTCTGGTGGAGGAGGTTCACCAGGAACACTTCGTCGGCCAGTCGCTATGGGAGGAGGTCATGCTGATGCAG GGAGCAGCAGCCCAAGGCGCCAACCCAGTGTATGCCAACGATGTGGACATTCTGGTGCCAGAGCTACATCCTGGCACTTACGAGGTGTTGGAGGCGGAGGACTCTGTCATCAAAACAACATTCAAGAGTGAGATCAACTTCAAGACAGCCTACTCCGGCGTGGTTACCCGGAAAGTGATTATGGAAGAGAGGAACGTCTATTGCGGTGCTTACAACGTCATGGTGCTTTGTGATGT AGAGGATGGACATCGAGTCATACATACTGATGGGGGTGGTCTCATCGCCCTGGGATCACGGGATCGTAAGGTTCGCTTCATCGACTTTGAGTCAGGAAAGGACCACGGCCCAGTGATCACAGGTCATGCAGGATCGATCAGGTGTGTCCACCTGTGTGAGGAAAAAGGCATCGTCTTCAGTGGCAGCTATGACACCAGTATCAG GTGCTGGTCAATCGAGACCGGTCAGTGTCTCAAGATTTTCAGAggtcacactgacactgtcatGACTGTGTTGGTCCATGACAACGTGTTAGCATCTGGTGCCAAGGACAAATCTTGCAAAG TTTGGGACATGGAGACGGGCAAGTGCAAGAGAACTTTCCGTCATCGCCATCCAGTGCTTGCGGTTGCCCTCTCGTCTAAAATCTGCATCACAGGCTGTGAGGGTGGCCGTGTCAAAGTGTGGGAGCTGGCATCAGGACAGCTTATCAAG AATTTGAGTGGACACCACGGTCCAGTCACAGCCATCAAGTTTGACCGTTGGCACATAGTGACTGGCAGTCGTGATGGTTATGCACTGGCATGGAGTGCCCTTGGTCGTCACAATCGCTGTCTCACTGCACTTAGGCATCCAAA GGAAGTTCTGTGCTTGGAGTTCATGCACCTGCGAGTGATCACAGGGTCTGGTGACGGCCGACTGAGAATCTGGAACATGATAAACGGTCAGTGCTGCCGCATCATGAGAGGCAACAGTCGCAGTGACCCAATTCTCAACATCTTGGCCATAGGGGACAG aattACCCTGAACACCCACAACAACCTGCTGGTTCTCAATTTTGAGCATGTCGACTGGGACTACTCTCTTGAGACAGACAAAGTTCCACCCCTCGTGCAGTATGGCTCTTACTCCGATGCGCCAGTACGTTCTCAGCCATACTCCTACGTCAGAGCCCAACGAATGAGAAAGGCAGGAGCCAGCAACGCAAAGCTCCTACATAGACCAGTGTCCCCTCAGAGGCCTCCGGGGACTGAGGTGAAGCTGCAGCACGGCTACCATGCCCCTCAGCTTCCTCACAGCGCTAGAAGCTTGAGTGAGAAGAGATTGGACACCGCCAGGAGGGTGCAGAGCGCAGCCAGATCAGAAAGCCCCTTGCTGCATTCAAGAGAGGGATGGGATGAGTCTCACTATGGTGGGTCTTTCAGAGATTTATCCCCAACCGCCAGTATGGCCAGGAAACCTCCTCCAGCGCCGTCCATTTCCTCCCAAAGAGGCAGCAAGCCTAGACCAGCTACATCAAAGTCTGGCCCGACCGTGACCATTgtagagaagaaagaagaagatgacGACAGCGAGATCCTGACAAAAGAACCACCTGTGGTCAAGAGGAGAGTGTCCTGGGCCTTTGACAAACCTTTGGAGCCTAGAGACAAAACCATAAGTTTGTCAGAGATGAAAGCCTTACTGAGATCCCAAATCCGCATGAGAGCAGAGAGCGTCGTTCCCCCAGACTTCATCTACCTGACGGTGAGCACCATCCAGTCCACGATGGTTCAGACCGAGACCAACCGTAACACTGCGCGCAACATGAGGGAGGCCAAGGTGGCCGCCTACACTCAACGCACCAGGCCTTCATCTTCACCCAGCCGCATCGACCCTCGTACCAAAGTACCTGTGGAAGAGCTCGGCCTGGAGGTCTTTATCGATGAAGATGGCACGATCTCTGAAGTTTCTGATTTGAAATCCATAAGATCGATGAAAGTCAAAGAGCCTCCAAAGCCCCCTCGCATCCCTAGCAAAGAAGTATACTCCACCCAGTGCGCCCCTACTCCAGTTGCAGGTGCACCTCGCAGGAGCCTGCATCCCGGTCGTGTGAAGACAACCATCCCCAGAGGGAGAGTCATCCGGCCAATATCAGCTGGAATCATGCAGGAGCAGCCTGCTGATATAGAGTTTTTCTCAGCAACCTCAGCTGCCAAGCCTCCACGCCCTGTCACTGCGCCAGTTCCCAAGTCACGGCCATTTTCCTGCAGATCCGGAGTGTCCACCCCTTTCCAGGTCACTCTGCCTGGCGTAAGTCCTACACGAACCCGCGCACAGCCCATGACAACAGCAGCTGTGGAAGTCTCCAACGTGCCAATGCTGATGTACTCCAAAGACATCAAGGACAAGATCGAAGAGATCAAGCAGCAACGCAAGGCGAGGGAACAGCCAATCATTAGTATTGCTGGAGAGCGCCCTCTAGGCAAGGTCAGCCCTCACAACACTCCCATGAGAACGCACGTCAAGTTTGAGCTGAAGACCCATGCCCAAGAGCGTGAACACCTGAATCACATTGAGGAGATCCACCAGAAGCAACGCAAACAGGAGCAGGAGCAGTTGGAAAGGAAAAAGAGAGCTGCATGGCTGGCCAAGGCTAAAGGCATAGTCCCACCCCCTGAAGCTGAGCAGAAACCTTCCACAGCACCTgaactgagagagaaagtgaagTCTTCATGCCTTTCAATTACAAAAGAATGGTAA
- the LOC138958604 gene encoding F-box and WD repeat domain containing protein 10B-like isoform X2, translating to MLEICNYPGSGSAVMEETMKHTTTNIEQYEFNLGRAPNLRCVNTGKSTVCGECETCLLTLKMKEVKEWFHRLGDNSRKKFMLGLLRRIHSVDLLRQLVTLLQPVVMKDFMYARARSQPSLTTDMMTLSADRALSEDDVLKYITSTWDWFAKSSYWSKANFAFSLLQACDAHLLYLLFTQANTLLVSEKKATEAVQATLDYMETASIASTEYSYRSEKHPELQLLTHARTDYSEFTTNPFTGAHLPISRAAISRGDTADSASTCGTDTDSVDPAILIIPTSSKAYSGVARYKDFIGSLPVHLAKCILSFLHQASLFNALCVNLKWRTLVEEVHQEHFVGQSLWEEVMLMQGAAAQGANPVYANDVDILVPELHPGTYEVLEAEDSVIKTTFKSEINFKTAYSGVVTRKVIMEERNVYCGAYNVMVLCDVEDGHRVIHTDGGGLIALGSRDRKVRFIDFESGKDHGPVITGHAGSIRCVHLCEEKGIVFSGSYDTSIRCWSIETGQCLKIFRGHTDTVMTVLVHDNVLASGAKDKSCKVWDMETGKCKRTFRHRHPVLAVALSSKICITGCEGGRVKVWELASGQLIKNLSGHHGPVTAIKFDRWHIVTGSRDGYALAWSALGRHNRCLTALRHPKEVLCLEFMHLRVITGSGDGRLRIWNMINGQCCRIMRGNSRSDPILNILAIGDRITLNTHNNLLVLNFEHVDWDYSLETDKVPPLVQYGSYSDAPVRSQPYSYVRAQRMRKAGASNAKLLHRPVSPQRPPGTEVKLQHGYHAPQLPHSARSLSEKRLDTARRVQSAARSESPLLHSREGWDESHYGGSFRDLSPTASMARKPPPAPSISSQRGSKPRPATSKSGPTVTIVEKKEEDDDSEILTKEPPVVKRRVSWAFDKPLEPRDKTISLSEMKALLRSQIRMRAESVVPPDFIYLTVSTIQSTMVQTETNRNTARNMREAKVAAYTQRTRPSSSPSRIDPRTKVPVEELGLEVFIDEDGTISEVSDLKSIRSMKVKEPPKPPRIPSKEVYSTQCAPTPVAGAPRRSLHPGRVKTTIPRGRVIRPISAGIMQEQPADIEFFSATSAAKPPRPVTAPVPKSRPFSCRSGVSTPFQVTLPGVSPTRTRAQPMTTAAVEVSNVPMLMYSKDIKDKIEEIKQQRKAREQPIISIAGERPLGKVSPHNTPMRTHVKFELKTHAQEREHLNHIEEIHQKQRKQEQEQLERKKRAAWLAKAKGIVPPPEAEQKPSTAPELREKVKSSCLSITKEW from the exons ATGCTGGAGATTTGCAACTACCCGGGTTCTGGCAGCGCAGTGATGGAGGAGACAATGAAGCACACGACCACAAACATTGAACAGTATGAGTTCAACCTGGGGAGAGCTCCTAACCTGCGGTGTGTGAACACAGGAAAATCCACAGTGTGTGGTGAATGTGAAACATGTCTACTGACTCTGAAGATGAAGGAAGTAAAGGAATGGTTTCATCGATTGGGAGACAACTCCAGGAAGAAGTTCATGCTTGGTTTGCTGAGAAGAATTCACAGCGTGGACCTATTGCGACAGTTAGTGACTCTACTGCAGCCTGTGGTAATGAAAGACTTTATGTACGCTCGCGCTCGAAGCCAGCCGAGTCTGACAACAGATATGATGACCCTGAGCGCCGACCGGGCGCTCTCAGAAGATGATGTACTTAAGTATATCACATCTACGTGGGATTGGTTTGCAAAGTCATCATACTGGTCCAAGGCTAATTTTGCGTTCAGTCTTTTGCAAGCCTGTGATGCTCATCTTCTTTATCTCCTCTTTACGCAAGCCAACACCCTGCTAGTGTCAGAAAAGAAAGCTACGGAAGCTGTGCAAG CAACATTGGACTACATGGAAACTGCCTCCATTGCCAGCACAGAGTATTCATATCGCTCAGAGAAGCATCCTGAACTGCAGCTTCTCACCCACGCCAGAACCGACTATAGTGAGTTCACCACGAACCCATTTACAGGGGCGCACCTTCCAATAAGCCGAGCTGCAATCAGTCGTGGAGATACTGCAGACTCTGCATCCACTTGTGGTACGGACACAGACTCAGTAGACCCTGCAATTCTTATTATACCGACATCGTCAAAAGCCTATTCTGGTGTGGCACGCTACAAGGACTTTATCGGGAGTCTGCCCGTGCATCTGGCGAAGTGCATCCTGAGTTTTCTGCACCAGGCGTCATTGTTCAACGCGCTGTGCGTCAACCTAAAATGGCGCACTCTGGTGGAGGAGGTTCACCAGGAACACTTCGTCGGCCAGTCGCTATGGGAGGAGGTCATGCTGATGCAG GGAGCAGCAGCCCAAGGCGCCAACCCAGTGTATGCCAACGATGTGGACATTCTGGTGCCAGAGCTACATCCTGGCACTTACGAGGTGTTGGAGGCGGAGGACTCTGTCATCAAAACAACATTCAAGAGTGAGATCAACTTCAAGACAGCCTACTCCGGCGTGGTTACCCGGAAAGTGATTATGGAAGAGAGGAACGTCTATTGCGGTGCTTACAACGTCATGGTGCTTTGTGATGT AGAGGATGGACATCGAGTCATACATACTGATGGGGGTGGTCTCATCGCCCTGGGATCACGGGATCGTAAGGTTCGCTTCATCGACTTTGAGTCAGGAAAGGACCACGGCCCAGTGATCACAGGTCATGCAGGATCGATCAGGTGTGTCCACCTGTGTGAGGAAAAAGGCATCGTCTTCAGTGGCAGCTATGACACCAGTATCAG GTGCTGGTCAATCGAGACCGGTCAGTGTCTCAAGATTTTCAGAggtcacactgacactgtcatGACTGTGTTGGTCCATGACAACGTGTTAGCATCTGGTGCCAAGGACAAATCTTGCAAAG TTTGGGACATGGAGACGGGCAAGTGCAAGAGAACTTTCCGTCATCGCCATCCAGTGCTTGCGGTTGCCCTCTCGTCTAAAATCTGCATCACAGGCTGTGAGGGTGGCCGTGTCAAAGTGTGGGAGCTGGCATCAGGACAGCTTATCAAG AATTTGAGTGGACACCACGGTCCAGTCACAGCCATCAAGTTTGACCGTTGGCACATAGTGACTGGCAGTCGTGATGGTTATGCACTGGCATGGAGTGCCCTTGGTCGTCACAATCGCTGTCTCACTGCACTTAGGCATCCAAA GGAAGTTCTGTGCTTGGAGTTCATGCACCTGCGAGTGATCACAGGGTCTGGTGACGGCCGACTGAGAATCTGGAACATGATAAACGGTCAGTGCTGCCGCATCATGAGAGGCAACAGTCGCAGTGACCCAATTCTCAACATCTTGGCCATAGGGGACAG aattACCCTGAACACCCACAACAACCTGCTGGTTCTCAATTTTGAGCATGTCGACTGGGACTACTCTCTTGAGACAGACAAAGTTCCACCCCTCGTGCAGTATGGCTCTTACTCCGATGCGCCAGTACGTTCTCAGCCATACTCCTACGTCAGAGCCCAACGAATGAGAAAGGCAGGAGCCAGCAACGCAAAGCTCCTACATAGACCAGTGTCCCCTCAGAGGCCTCCGGGGACTGAGGTGAAGCTGCAGCACGGCTACCATGCCCCTCAGCTTCCTCACAGCGCTAGAAGCTTGAGTGAGAAGAGATTGGACACCGCCAGGAGGGTGCAGAGCGCAGCCAGATCAGAAAGCCCCTTGCTGCATTCAAGAGAGGGATGGGATGAGTCTCACTATGGTGGGTCTTTCAGAGATTTATCCCCAACCGCCAGTATGGCCAGGAAACCTCCTCCAGCGCCGTCCATTTCCTCCCAAAGAGGCAGCAAGCCTAGACCAGCTACATCAAAGTCTGGCCCGACCGTGACCATTgtagagaagaaagaagaagatgacGACAGCGAGATCCTGACAAAAGAACCACCTGTGGTCAAGAGGAGAGTGTCCTGGGCCTTTGACAAACCTTTGGAGCCTAGAGACAAAACCATAAGTTTGTCAGAGATGAAAGCCTTACTGAGATCCCAAATCCGCATGAGAGCAGAGAGCGTCGTTCCCCCAGACTTCATCTACCTGACGGTGAGCACCATCCAGTCCACGATGGTTCAGACCGAGACCAACCGTAACACTGCGCGCAACATGAGGGAGGCCAAGGTGGCCGCCTACACTCAACGCACCAGGCCTTCATCTTCACCCAGCCGCATCGACCCTCGTACCAAAGTACCTGTGGAAGAGCTCGGCCTGGAGGTCTTTATCGATGAAGATGGCACGATCTCTGAAGTTTCTGATTTGAAATCCATAAGATCGATGAAAGTCAAAGAGCCTCCAAAGCCCCCTCGCATCCCTAGCAAAGAAGTATACTCCACCCAGTGCGCCCCTACTCCAGTTGCAGGTGCACCTCGCAGGAGCCTGCATCCCGGTCGTGTGAAGACAACCATCCCCAGAGGGAGAGTCATCCGGCCAATATCAGCTGGAATCATGCAGGAGCAGCCTGCTGATATAGAGTTTTTCTCAGCAACCTCAGCTGCCAAGCCTCCACGCCCTGTCACTGCGCCAGTTCCCAAGTCACGGCCATTTTCCTGCAGATCCGGAGTGTCCACCCCTTTCCAGGTCACTCTGCCTGGCGTAAGTCCTACACGAACCCGCGCACAGCCCATGACAACAGCAGCTGTGGAAGTCTCCAACGTGCCAATGCTGATGTACTCCAAAGACATCAAGGACAAGATCGAAGAGATCAAGCAGCAACGCAAGGCGAGGGAACAGCCAATCATTAGTATTGCTGGAGAGCGCCCTCTAGGCAAGGTCAGCCCTCACAACACTCCCATGAGAACGCACGTCAAGTTTGAGCTGAAGACCCATGCCCAAGAGCGTGAACACCTGAATCACATTGAGGAGATCCACCAGAAGCAACGCAAACAGGAGCAGGAGCAGTTGGAAAGGAAAAAGAGAGCTGCATGGCTGGCCAAGGCTAAAGGCATAGTCCCACCCCCTGAAGCTGAGCAGAAACCTTCCACAGCACCTgaactgagagagaaagtgaagTCTTCATGCCTTTCAATTACAAAAGAATGGTAA